The DNA segment ATACCAGCCATCATCAGCAGTTTCTTGGGCACAGGGGCCGAGACAATGCCAGTGCCTCTGGGGGCGGGGATGAGACGCACCAGCACAGAGCCACAGCGGCCAGTCACCTTGCATGGGACAGTGTGGGGCTTGCTGATCTTGTTCCCCCAGTAGCCTCGCCGCACAGGGACAATGGAAAGCTTTGCCAGAATGATGGCTCCGCGGATGGCAGTGGCTACCTCCTTGGAGCACTTGACACCCAAACCGACGTGTCCATTATAATCTCCGATGGCAACAAATGCCTTGAACCTGGTCCGCTGGTCAGCGCGCGTCTGCTTCTGCACAGGCATGATCTTCAAGACCTCATCCTTGAGGGAGGCTCCCAGGAAGAAGTCGATGATCTCAGACTCCTTgatgggcagggagaagagatATATCTCCTCCAGGGACTAATTACTCTGACCTATAGATTTCTAGAACAATCTCCTGCtacgagcaactccacagtctcacttttattggatagaaaacaatagccaatagaaggattgatgaaggtgaaacgttaatcccgtcttgcagacaagcaagaaggaggataaagtttatagttaaacaagcacattcaaaggactcatctaactaacaacagGCGCTTCTGGGATAAGGGAAGCAGGTGGTCtttgttccaccctgagctgactgGGCGTCCCCGGGTGCtcagcttccctgaagcaggcggcgttcTGCCCTGGATGGGCCGGGCGTTCCCAGGAGCCCGACTTCTGTGAAGGGGCGGCCTTCCGCCATGAGcaagccaggcatccccagctgccccgCTTCACGGTCATATATCGTCAAaatccccaaagacctgttgccagtatatgtatttcttaaggccgtatctaaatgtgcttggtaactagtaaaatcctccaggggttacagtttaagtaacaaattgttccaaAGGGCAGCAGcaatattggagagaattattgtagagaatttccctaatatggcaaaggaaacaagcatcaaaatccaggaggtgcagagaacctccc comes from the Mustela nigripes isolate SB6536 unplaced genomic scaffold, MUSNIG.SB6536 HiC_scaffold_8180, whole genome shotgun sequence genome and includes:
- the LOC132009228 gene encoding small ribosomal subunit protein uS5-like, whose translation is SLEEIYLFSLPIKESEIIDFFLGASLKDEVLKIMPVQKQTRADQRTRFKAFVAIGDYNGHVGLGVKCSKEVATAIRGAIILAKLSIVPVRRGYWGNKISKPHTVPCKVTGRCGSVLVRLIPAPRGTGIVSAPVPKKLLMMAGIDDCYTSARGCTATLGNFAKSTFDAISKTYSYLTPDLWKETVFTKSPYQEFTDHLVKTHTRVSVQKTQAPAVATT